One segment of Anguilla anguilla isolate fAngAng1 chromosome 1, fAngAng1.pri, whole genome shotgun sequence DNA contains the following:
- the LOC118229970 gene encoding apolipoprotein A-I-like isoform X3: MRLFVVLALVAFTGCQANVLRSDEPKPQLDLVKDAFWDYFVKATKIVLDTLKTIGNSASGQQVNEKIKESVEVASQYRAIVQDQVVVFSQELHKKLSEHVEQLSESLQPDINEVRVQLEPLAKKLSANIQQQMQKVRQVLDPYTESLDTRELKRALQRMHGKLISSLFMDQLLSHLHSQLGPSTKELKKKVEERMREIDRSVSPLISLFLREVMGNAGMLEKALAPYIVDLKVRLNIFAQDLKSQLTALWESSAKSA; encoded by the exons ATGAGGTTGTTTGTGGTGCTTGCTCTTGTTGCTTTTACTG GCTGCCAAGCCAATGTTCTGAGGTCAGACGAACCCAAGCCACAACTGGATCTGGTGAaagatgcattctgggactaCTTTGTCAAGGCAACAAAAATAGTTCTAGATACTCTGAAAACCATTGGAAACTCTGCGTCTGGACAGCAAGTGAA TGAAAAGATCAAAGAAAGTGTGGAAGTGGCAAGCCAATACAGAGCCATAGTGCAGGATCAAGTTGTCGTCTTTAGTCAGGAGTTACATAAAAAGCTTTCTGAACATGTGGAACAGCTGTCAGAGAGCCTGCAGCCGGATATAAATGAAGTGAGGGTCCAGCTGGAGCCCTTAGCAAAGAAGCTGAGTGCCAACATTCAGCAGCAGATGCAGAAGGTGAGGCAGGTGCTGGACCCCTACACAGAGTCCCTGGACACTAGGGAACTGAAGCGTGCCCTGCAACGCATGCATGGGAAGCTGATAAGCTCCCTATTTATGGATCAGCTGCTGTCCCACCTGCACTCCCAGCTGGGCCCCTCCACTAAGGAGCTGAAGAAGAAAGTGGAGGAGCGCATGCGGGAGATTGATCGCAGTGTGAGTCCCCTGATCAGTCTTTTCCTAAGAGAGGTGATGGGCAATGCCGGGATGCTTGAGAAGGCCCTGGCACCCTACATAGTAGACCTGAAGGTGAGGCTGAACATTTTTGCCCAGGACCTCAAATCCCAGCTAACTGCTCTATGGGAGTCTTCTGCCAAAAGTGCCTAA